GGCCAGACAATGCCCTGATCGATCCACGCGCGGATCACTGCGACTTCCTCGGGGGTCAGGCGGCGGCCCTTCGGCGGCATGAGGAGGTCTTCGTCCTCGGTGGAGATGAGCTGGACGAGCAGGCTGGCGTCGGCATCGCCCTCGATGACCACGGGGCCCTTCTCGTTGCCCTTGAGCAGCAACTCGCGGGTGCTCAGGCTCAGCCCGCCCTTGCGCTGATCACCGGCGTGGCAGGAATAACAGTTCTCGGCGAGGATCGGGTGGACATCCTTGAGATAGTCCACGGGCGCTTCGGGCGCCTGGGCCAGTGCGGGCCAGGCGCATGTCAGGATCAGGCCCCCGGACAATAGAGCAGTGCGTAACTTCACGGAAAAAACCTCTCTGCGGACACAACCCTCGGGGCGGGTCCGGTATCCTGTACGACTCACCCAATATCATGGCGCATGTCGCGGCGCGGGTCAAGTTTGCCGCGCGCGAAAACAGTTGACAAGCCCCCCGGAAAAGGCGAACAATCGGGCCATTCCATACCGTGCCACGAAAAGTTTCAACGCGGAATAAACTATCATGATAAAACGTGTTCATACTGCCCGTACGCCGTTCGCGGCGGCCCTCTTCGCCTTTTTCGTCGCGCTGGCCGCGCCGACCGCACCCGCAGCCGCCGAATCGACGGACCTCCTCCCGCCGCCGCGCCACGGCGGGGTGTACGTGGTCGCGCACCGCGGCGCCCACGAAGACCGGCCGGAGAATACCCTGGCCGCCTACCAGCGCGCGATAGACCTGGGCGCGGACTACGTCGAGATAGACGTGCGCACCACGAAGGACGGCCATCTCGTCAGCGTGCACAACCGGACGGTGGACGCCTACACGGACGACGCGAAAGGGAACGTCGCGGACTTCACGCTGGCCGAGCTCAAGGCGCTGGATATCGGCAGTCGCGTCGATCCGAAATGGAAAGAGGAACGCATACCGACCTTCGAGGAAATCCTCGCGCTGTGCAAGGGCAAGATCGGGATCTACCTGGACCTGAAGGAGGCCGACATCGCGACGGTATTTCAGAGGGTGGAGGCGCATGGCATGCTGAAGAGTGTCCTGTGGTACTGCAACGCGGAGCAGCACCGCTACGTCATGGCAAATGGCGGCATCTCCATGCCCGATCCCGGCCCCGAGGATAACCTGGCGGCGCTCATCGCCGAGTTCCAGCCCAAGATCGTCGCCTCGGTCTGGCGCCACTACTCGCCGACCTTCGTCAAGACCTGCCACGACGCCGGCGCGCTGGTCATTGTCGACGAGAGCGACCCCTCCTGCTGGGAGGACGCCGTGGCGTGGGGGAGCGACGGCATCCAGACGGATCACCCGGAAAAACTGATCGCCTGGCTGAAAGCGCGGGGCAACTGAACGGCCCGCGCTCGATTTGAACCGACGGAATTGACCATGCGCTACAGCCCGCGCGTTCTGCGCGCCTTCGAATTGATGTATGAATTCCACGGACGCCAGACCCGCAAGTGCGGCGGCGCGCCCTACATCACCCACCTGGTTGCCGTGGCGGGACTTGCCGGGGAATACGGCGGCAGCGAGGAGCAATTCATCGCCGCGCTGCTCCACGATGCCGTGGAGGATCAGGGCGGGCACGGCGCGCTCCAGCGGATTCGCGGCGAATTCGGCGAGGCCGTCGCGGACCTCGTCTGGGCCTGCACCGACGCCTGGGAACACCCCAAGCCCGCCTGGCGCGCGCGGAAAGAGGCGCACCTGGCCCGAATCCCCGGCGCGCCAATCGACGCCCGGCTCGTGCTCGCCGCGGACAAGCTACACAACCTCCAGTCCATGCTGCGCACCTACACGCACGACGAGGCCTACTGGCGCCAGTTCAACGCCGGCCGCGAAGGCACGCTGTGGTACTACGACGCTATGGGCGACGCCCTTCAAGAGGGCTGGGAGCACGCTATCCTCGCCGAACTCGACAGCGCCCGTCGCCGCTTCCGGGCCCTGCTCGAGGAGTGACGCAAGCCCCGCCAGGGGATAGGTGCTCCCAAGGAACGGGCGCGCGCCGTCGCCAAGGGACGGGTGCGCGCAACTGTGCCCGATCTCGCGAACTCACACGCCGTCCAGCAGAAAAAGCCCGGGGTTACCCCAAACCGCCGCAGCGCGCGCGCCTGTCCCGGCCCGGGGTAGTCCAAGGCCACCCGGTCATCCCAACGCAAACCGACCCGACCCCGACTGGGACGCACCGGTATCCGACCTTACAAGACCGGGCCCCCGACAATATAATGGAAACCGTCCATACCCAGGCGTTTTTCGAGGTGCTTCACGATCTTCTTCGGGTTATCGTCGGGCCCCGAGATGTAGAGGGGCTTGCCATCCCTGCCGAATTCCAGTTCCTCGCTGCGCGGGAACGCATCGGGCGGGCCGATGACATGCCGTGTCCAGGCGAAGTCCCGGTGTGGCCGGAAGCCCAGATCCCGCGCGTAGTCAAGCGCGCCGTAGACCACCTGGTGGATGAGTTCGAGCGAGGCGGGCACGGCATTGAATTCTTCAAACATCTCTTCGCGCAGCCCGGTCTGGTAATTGCTCAGCGTAACATTCGAGGCGGCCAGGGTCTTCTTCACGCCCATGCAGTATAAATCGACCCCGTACCGCCCGAAGATCACGAGGTTCTCGGACTGCCGCCGGGCCACGACGATCATGGCCATACCGGTCTCTGTGAAATCGTCATTGATGAGGCACTCCATGAGCGGGAACTCGTCCGCGCGGCGCACGAAAGATCGCTCCGGCGTCGAAGACCGCTGCAACGCCGCCTGTTTCTTCTTTGCTTTCTCCTTTCGCCGTTTCTTCATCAGCTTTTTCTGGCGCGTCTTCTCGCTACTTGACATTGCATTACTCCGGCACTTTCGCCACAGATGCCTTGCCTGAACAAGGCTCCAGACTCAAACGATTTGCGCGATTATAGTCCAACAAAAACACCTTGCACATCCTCGTGCCCAGACATGAATCCGCGTCGTCCCGGCACAAACAGGCGCGCCCCCGACCGGGACGGGTACGTCCCTTCAAGGGACGGGTGCGCGCCGCCGCCAAGGGACGGGTGCGCGCAACTGTGCCCGATCTCGCGATCTCACCCGCCGTCCAGCAGAAAAAGCCGGAGTTACCCCATACCGCCACAAAGCGCGCGCCTGTCCCGGCCCGGGGTAGCCCAGCACCACCAGGTCATCCGGCGCAAGCCGGCGCGACCCCGATTGGGACGCACCCCCGCTCTGGGGCGCCTGCCGCTTGGCGCGGGGTATATCGGCTGGACGCAGGGTATGCCCCGCAGCGCCTGGCGCCCGTGCGCGGGTACGTCCCGTCCACTCCGTCCACTCCGTCCACTCCGTCCACTCCGTCCACTCCGTCCACTCTGTCCACTCCGTCCACTCCGTCCACTCCGTCCACTCCGTCCACTCCGTCCACTCTGTCCACTCCGTCCACTCTGTCCACTCCGTCCACTCTGTCCACTCCGTCCACGCGCGCCGCCGCCAAGGGACGGGTGCGCGCCCGTGTGCCCGATCTCGCGGACTCACCCGCCGTCCAGCAGAAAAAGCCCAGGTTACCCCACACCGCCGCAAAGCGCGCGCCTGTCCCGGCCCGGGGTATCCCAGCACCACCAGGTCATCCGGCGCAAACCGGCTCAACCCCGATCGGGACGCACCCCCGCTCTGGAGCGTGTGGCGTTTACGGGCTGTCCGTCCGATGGAGGCGTGGTTCTTGCTTCAATCCGGGTCGCCCGTGCGCGGGTAGGTCCCCGGCCCTATCGCGACAGCCGCGCCTGGATCCGGCCGAGTAGCTGTCGCGCGCGGGCGGTGGCGGTGTGGTGTTCGCGGAGATGCGCGTGGCCCGCTTGTGCGATTGCGAGCGCCTCGTCCGGGTGGGCGAGGTAGTGGGCCAGTTTTTCCTTCAGTTCCCCGGCGTGGTCGAAAAACACCGCCTGTCTGCCGTCCTCAAAATCGTGCGGGATCACGAGGGGGGAACGTTCGGCGAGCAGCAGAACACCGTGGGCGGGGAGCTCCCAATAGCGGACGGTATCGAAGCCGTTGCCGAAGAGGCACAGGCCGATGGCCTGTTCGCGCAGCAGCGCGGCGTATTCCTCCTGCGTGAACGGCGTGCCCCAGCCGCCTTGGACCTCGATAAACGTGTTGAGCCAGCTCAGCATGAGCCGCCGCGTGCCGCCGATGAGCTTCCCGGCGAAGAAGACCCCGTCGCGCTGGTCTTCCTCGGGCAAGTCTGGAATGCGATCATCCGCGTAGGCGAAGGGCAGCGGCCAGGCGTCGGGGCCGTAGTCGATCCCCGCGATCATCTCGCGCTTGAAATAGCCCGCCACCGGCCCGAGCCCGGCGTCGCGCCGGATATCGTCGAGAAAGGCGCCGCATTCGTCCCACGTATCCACCACGAACAGGGGGGTATCGCCGGCGGCCGCCAGGATCGGGTGGATTTCGTTCTTCGGCAGTGTGCCCGTGGTGTCGGAGAACAGGATTAGGTCAAACGCGCCCGCCGCCGCCCGGCGGACCACCTCCGCCAGCGGCGTGGGGCCATCGGGCCAGTGAAAGGTGCAGGGGTAGCCGAAGGCCTGGTCCAGGTTCTGGCCGTGGACGGTCGGCTTCCACGGGTACTCCAGGACGTTTTCCGCCCCCAGGAGGCGCCGCAGGCCGTCGTACAGGAGATCGGCCCCGTAGTCCGATTCGACGTGGCACAAATAAAGAATCCGCGGTCGCCAGGCGGGATCCCAGGCGGGGCACGAAACGGGGGGCGCCGGCGCGGGGTCCGGCGGCAGTTGCGCCAGGTCCTTTTCCACTTCGGGCGCGTCGAGGATCGTGGTGACCGTGGTCAGGAGGCGCCGTGCCAGGTCGGGCCGTCCCACGCCCTTCCAGAAGGCCGCCATGCACTGGTAGGCCGGAACGTGCATCGGCGCGAGCGTGCAGGCCTTCGTATAGGCGCGCATGGCGGATACGAGGTGTTGCAGCCGCAGGCGCGGGCCGATGAAGCGGTCCTGCGCGAGGTAGGCCATGAGCAACTCGGCCCCATGGAGCCCGCGCTCTTCCTCCGTGGCATACCAGGCGTCGGGCGTCTCGTGCAGGATGGAGAGGGCCGTGCCGAATTCGCCCTTCTTGAGGAATTCCCGCGCGTGCAGCATGGGACTGTACCCGGCGCGCTGAAACCGAAGCAGGTGAACGCCCTCCGCGGGTTTTTCCTTGTCAGCCCAGGGCGTGAGCGCGCCCCCGGCGCAGCGCCACCCCCGGTAGAAGGCCAGCCCCATCCCGCGCATTGCGTCCACACAGGTATCGACCGGCCACGCGCCCGCATCCAGGCGCAACAGCACCGCCCCCTGGCGTTGCGCCCGCAGCCGCGCGCGGCGGATGGTGGGGAGGAGGTCATCGGACGCGTCCAATGCGTCAAACAGGATCACATCGAGTTGCGCGGGGACTTCCGGTGCGCTCAGGTCGGGGTAGAATACGCGCCCGTGTGCCGCCAGAACTTCGGGATCGGCGATAAACCGCCCGCGCCCCGCGCCGATGGTCTCGACGAACAAGGGGAGCGCCTTGATGAGCGCCTCGGCGGCCAGATCCATCCGGGGGCCTGTCAGCCCGCGTCCCGCGCGGCGGTGTGCTGTTCCCGGAGCGTGTCAAACACCCGCTCCTCGTCGCCCCGGTACAGGAGGTAGTCGTCCACTTCGAGCGTTTCCTCCACGCTCAGCGGCAGGAAGCGGCCCTCGGCCCGGGCCAGGACCTTGCCGCCGCCGTCGACAATCCTGGCTTCGGTGTTGACCATGCGCTTGTGTCGGCGCACGACCTCGGCCTCCACCACCAGGTCCGGCGAAACGGGGACGCGCTCCAGGTAGCGCACGGTGAGCTCGGCGGTCACGCACATGCGCTCGATCGCGCGCGCGGCCGCCCAGCCCATGCATTCGTCGAGCGCCGCGGCGACAACGCCGCCGTGGACGGTGTTCTCATAGCCGCAGTGATGCTCCAGCGCGTTCAGCGG
This is a stretch of genomic DNA from Candidatus Hydrogenedentota bacterium. It encodes these proteins:
- a CDS encoding bifunctional (p)ppGpp synthetase/guanosine-3',5'-bis(diphosphate) 3'-pyrophosphohydrolase, which gives rise to MYEFHGRQTRKCGGAPYITHLVAVAGLAGEYGGSEEQFIAALLHDAVEDQGGHGALQRIRGEFGEAVADLVWACTDAWEHPKPAWRARKEAHLARIPGAPIDARLVLAADKLHNLQSMLRTYTHDEAYWRQFNAGREGTLWYYDAMGDALQEGWEHAILAELDSARRRFRALLEE
- a CDS encoding glycosyltransferase family 1 protein — encoded protein: MIAGIDYGPDAWPLPFAYADDRIPDLPEEDQRDGVFFAGKLIGGTRRLMLSWLNTFIEVQGGWGTPFTQEEYAALLREQAIGLCLFGNGFDTVRYWELPAHGVLLLAERSPLVIPHDFEDGRQAVFFDHAGELKEKLAHYLAHPDEALAIAQAGHAHLREHHTATARARQLLGRIQARLSR
- a CDS encoding PaaI family thioesterase, producing the protein MSTSHNDIRYLPNSKTCFVCGEDNHSGLRTRFYVEGERVKMPLNALEHHCGYENTVHGGVVAAALDECMGWAAARAIERMCVTAELTVRYLERVPVSPDLVVEAEVVRRHKRMVNTEARIVDGGGKVLARAEGRFLPLSVEETLEVDDYLLYRGDEERVFDTLREQHTAARDAG
- a CDS encoding glycerophosphodiester phosphodiesterase family protein encodes the protein MIKRVHTARTPFAAALFAFFVALAAPTAPAAAESTDLLPPPRHGGVYVVAHRGAHEDRPENTLAAYQRAIDLGADYVEIDVRTTKDGHLVSVHNRTVDAYTDDAKGNVADFTLAELKALDIGSRVDPKWKEERIPTFEEILALCKGKIGIYLDLKEADIATVFQRVEAHGMLKSVLWYCNAEQHRYVMANGGISMPDPGPEDNLAALIAEFQPKIVASVWRHYSPTFVKTCHDAGALVIVDESDPSCWEDAVAWGSDGIQTDHPEKLIAWLKARGN